A single region of the Vespula pensylvanica isolate Volc-1 chromosome 8, ASM1446617v1, whole genome shotgun sequence genome encodes:
- the LOC122630854 gene encoding kinectin-like isoform X5, which produces MDMQTTLVCIGAVIVSAVILCLSIFGIKEKSYEEAIAEQRKLPDDLLLSKKDKSKEKKHKNKSGKKVKEKKEEKEEKEEKDDKQEHVQFEETPQILSSELPSQEGNKASKKKGKPEKVKPILINKDEPLAIVTELSSSQPLLGETNHFELIQPKDDLELIRSHSKENLQQINQSESIASKSPKETPTKMKRNIKEPIKKKDENVKEEKKETNVNVNVLSTANKEGAKETKDQQKEAVIKDIKEVVKDPVPSVQLSNKESKKTKKKNDILAQIGGDKDAVNVSLLMLFIQKAELSRSEIQILIDQLLNKQLDNPSEYSEWTEGRADPVIKLKKQLAEKEKALTDEHEVSIAFQNKVKELRAEFNAEKSRLSANVRQLEEALNNKITEAQTLHTRMQHILESHAAEKQGFARQIEQLQTKVNEDTAIIHKMQEDQGQTQGHMQQELIAQRKQMEVQFAQMHENETALKGQLAQKHVEVQELQNELQVSCANSAAEIEMLQQQLSIMQGQLIHTEQQLQHFKETSDRLQDVARQLEESHRAHADLDHRFKNSHLHEQELQKQVNSLQTELNVVKVKANEVSSLKSELTKVHAELVKVESELSTLKTTLSSREEELKKSKEELDFIYNDLKKSKEEVKHAESRYNDMKKKLEGLRNDFDKAVSNMAQLKDEAVKYQNDSRKLQEEITQLQIVLAKAHEQIQANDEAGNELKVLKAEIQRFQTGEKKSNETQIQIARLQEENDRLSAQLVNFMEMQKEIKKLHEENESLASQLTATTERHAADGHENGIEEKLQKNNTELLEHANLLAQKDSQLDALKTELTHKEAKLNQLNAQVDALQSDMSNQNSLVARLQNDLDAQRSKNNELRTKNWKVMEALSAAESRAKSNNGKGIVDATQKIKAEQQEQTKAFLQRVFPEIKVTETSHEQWLSAFENKVYSFINTLKDKNIMDINPDIEKQNKNLQGMVSHYKQIIDDTEGMLNKLQSYIESEETRWQTQLQQKESEVCNLRLELTELQTKLNTNEKFREKISELEGKLQDAQSLREQTNAELSILKVAQKSVANGNMCNHDLAALEKLQEEKTRLSEELQMERNKRATLDASVAKLHALVESSESSLAQEKNLVTRLQQEISQLKNEVCGGCSSSEQSMLNGPPTSDSPMSESTKKSMAKRRRFAGWFRKKVTSKNKLR; this is translated from the exons ATGGATATGCAAACAACATTAGTATGTATAGGGGCAGTAATTGTCTCGGCAGTTATACTTTGTTTATCCATAtttggaataaaagaaaaatcgtatgaAGAAGCTATTGCGGAACAAAGAAAACTTCCCGATGATCTTTTATTAA gtaaaaaagataaaagtaaagagaaaaaacataagAATAAATCTGGcaagaaagtgaaagaaaagaaagaagaaaaagaagaaaaagaggaaaaagatgaCAAACAGGAACATGTTCAGTTCGAAGAAACTCCACAAATATTATCTTCTGAATTGCCTTCACAG GAGGGTAATAAAGCAAGTAAGAAGAAAGGCAAACCTGAAAAGGTAAAGCCAATCCTCATAAATAAAGATGAACCTTTGGCTATTGTGACCGAATTAAGTTCTTCGCAGCCTCTCTTGGGAGAAACTAATCATTTTGAGCTCATTCAACCAAAGGATGATCTCGAACTCATACGGAGTCATAGT aaagaaaatcttcaaCAAATTAATCAGTCTGAGTCAATAGCAAGTAAATCTCCTAAGGAAACCCctacaaaaatgaaaagaaatattaaagaaccaattaagaaaaaagatgaaaatgtaaaagaagagaaaaaagaaacaaatgttaATGTAAATGTACTATCCACTGCAAATAAAGAAGGTGCAAAAGAAACTAAAGATCAACAGAAAGAAGcagtaataaaagatataaaagaagtgGTTAAAGATCCTGTACCCTCTGTTCAATTATCAAACAAGGaatcaaagaaaacaaagaagaaaaatgatattctgGCTCAGATTG gTGGTGATAAAGATGCTGTTAATGTTTCACTTTTGATGCTTTTTATTCAAAAAGCTGAACTCAGTCGCTCAGAAATACAAATCCTTATTGATCAACTTTTAAATAAGCAATTAGACAATCCATCAGAATATTCAGAGTGGACTGAAGGTCGTGCTGATCctgttattaaattaaaaaaacaattagcagaaaaggaaaaagcattAACTGATGAGCATGAAGTTAGCATTGCATTtcaaaataaagtaaaagaattgCGTGCTGAATTTAATGCAGAAAAATCTAGATTATCTGCTAATGTAAGGCAACTAGAGGAAGCactcaataataaaataacagaaGCTCAGACTTTGCATACACGTATGCAACATATACTAGAAAGCCATGCTGCAGAGAAACAAGGATTTGCTAGACAAATTGAACAATTACAAACTAAAGTTAATGAGGATACTGcaattattcataaaatgcAAGAAGATCAAGGTCAAACTCAGGGTCATATGCAGCAAGAATTAATAGCACAACGTAAACAAATGGAAGTTCAATTTGCTCAAATGCATGAAAATGAAACTGCATTAAAAGGACAATTGGCACAAAAACATGTGGAAGTACAAGAATTACAAAATGAATTGCAAGTATCTTGTGCTAACAGTGCAGCTGAAATAGAGATGTTGCAGCAGCAATTAAGCATAATGCAAGGTCAATTGATACACACAGAACAACAATTACAACATTTCAAGGAAACTAGTGACAGACTCCAAGATGTTGCCAGACAGTTAGAg gaaTCTCATCGTGCTCATGCTGATTTAGATCacagatttaaaaattcacaCCTACATGAACAAGAACTACAGAAACAAGTAAACTCGTTGCAAACGGAGTTGAATGTGGTAAAAGTAAAAGCTAATGAAGTATCCTCTTTGAAATCTGAATTAACTAAAGTTCATGCTGAATTAGTTAAAGTGGAATCGGAATTATCAACATTAAAAACTACATTATCTAGCAGAGAAGAAGAACTTAAAAAATCTAAAGAAGaacttgattttatttataatgactTAAAGAAAtctaaagaagaagtaaagcATGCTGAATCTAGATATaatgatatgaaaaagaaattagaaggATTGAGAAACGATTTTGATAAAGCAGTCAGTAATATGGCACAATTAAAAGATGAAGCTGTCAAATATCAAAATGACTCACGTAAACTTCAAGAGGAGATCACACAATTACAGATAGTACTTGCAAAAGCACATGAACAAATTCAAGCAAATGATGAGGCTGGAAAcgaattaaaagttttaaaagcTGAAATACAGAGATTTCAgacaggagaaaaaaaatcaaatgagaCACAAATTCAAATTGCAAGATTACAGGAGGAGAATGATAGACTTTCAGCTCAg CTTGTGAATTTTATGGAgatgcaaaaagaaattaaaaaattgcatgaagaaaatgaatctTTAGCTTCTCAATTGACAGCAACTACTGAACGTCATGCTGCAGATGGCCATGAAAATGGAATTGAGGAAAAATTGCAGAAGAATAATACTGAATTACTGGAACATGCTAATTT gtTAGCACAGAAAGATAGTCAGTTAGATGCTTTAAAAACAGAATTAACACATAAAGAAGCAAAACTCAATCAGTTAAACGCACAAGTTGATGCATTACAAAGTGATATGAGTAATCAGAATAGTTTAGTTGCACGACTGCAAAATGATTTGGATGCACAAAGATCAAAAAACAAT GAGCTACGTACTAAAAACTGGAAAGTGATGGAAGCTCTTTCTGCCGCTGAGTCGCGTGCTAAATCTAACAATGGAAAAGGCATTGTT GATGCAACACAGAAAATAAAGGCAGAGCAACAGGAACAGACCAAAGCATTTTTACAAAGGGTGTTTCCAGAGATAAAGGTTACAGAAACTTCACACGAGCAATGGTTAAGTgcttttgaaaataaagtatactcttttataaatacattaaaggacaaaaatataatggaTATAAACCCAGacatagaaaaacaaaataaaaatttacaaggCATGGTTTCACATTATAAGCAAATTATTGATGATACA GAAGGCATGCTTAATAAATTGCAAAGTTACATAGAATCTGAAGAAACCAGATGGCAAACACAATTGCAGCAGAAGGAAAGTGAAGTTTGTAATCTTAGGCTAGAATTGACTGAAttacaaacaaaattaaacaCAAATGAAAAG TTTCGGGAAAAGATATCTGAATTGGAAGGTAAATTACAAGATGCTCAATCTTTAAGAGAACAAACAAATGCTGAATTATCAATTCTAAAAGTTGCACAGAAATCTGTTGCAAATGGAAATATGTGCAATCATGATCTTGCTGCTTTAGAAAAACTTCAAGAG GAGAAGACACGGTTATCAGAAGAACTTCagatggaaagaaataaaagggcAACCTTAGATGCATCAGTAGCCAAATTACATGCTCTAGTAGAAAGTAGTGAATCCAGTTTAGCACAAGAAAAGAATCTTGTAACGCGACTCCAACAAGAAATATCACAGTTAAag aatgaaGTATGTGGTGGTTGTAGCAGTTCTGAACAATCCATGTTGAATGGCCCTCCTACTTCTGATTCTCCTATGTCTGAG TCCACTAAGAAATCCATGGCAAAACGGCGCAGATTCGCAG GGTGGTTCAGGAAAAAAGTAACTTCGAAGAACAAACTACGTTAA
- the LOC122630854 gene encoding kinectin-like isoform X1: MDMQTTLVCIGAVIVSAVILCLSIFGIKEKSYEEAIAEQRKLPDDLLLSKKDKSKEKKHKNKSGKKVKEKKEEKEEKEEKDDKQEHVQFEETPQILSSELPSQEGNKASKKKGKPEKVKPILINKDEPLAIVTELSSSQPLLGETNHFELIQPKDDLELIRSHSKENLQQINQSESIASKSPKETPTKMKRNIKEPIKKKDENVKEEKKETNVNVNVLSTANKEGAKETKDQQKEAVIKDIKEVVKDPVPSVQLSNKESKKTKKKNDILAQIGGDKDAVNVSLLMLFIQKAELSRSEIQILIDQLLNKQLDNPSEYSEWTEGRADPVIKLKKQLAEKEKALTDEHEVSIAFQNKVKELRAEFNAEKSRLSANVRQLEEALNNKITEAQTLHTRMQHILESHAAEKQGFARQIEQLQTKVNEDTAIIHKMQEDQGQTQGHMQQELIAQRKQMEVQFAQMHENETALKGQLAQKHVEVQELQNELQVSCANSAAEIEMLQQQLSIMQGQLIHTEQQLQHFKETSDRLQDVARQLEESHRAHADLDHRFKNSHLHEQELQKQVNSLQTELNVVKVKANEVSSLKSELTKVHAELVKVESELSTLKTTLSSREEELKKSKEELDFIYNDLKKSKEEVKHAESRYNDMKKKLEGLRNDFDKAVSNMAQLKDEAVKYQNDSRKLQEEITQLQIVLAKAHEQIQANDEAGNELKVLKAEIQRFQTGEKKSNETQIQIARLQEENDRLSAQLVNFMEMQKEIKKLHEENESLASQLTATTERHAADGHENGIEEKLQKNNTELLEHANLLAQKDSQLDALKTELTHKEAKLNQLNAQVDALQSDMSNQNSLVARLQNDLDAQRSKNNELRTKNWKVMEALSAAESRAKSNNGKGIVDATQKIKAEQQEQTKAFLQRVFPEIKVTETSHEQWLSAFENKVYSFINTLKDKNIMDINPDIEKQNKNLQGMVSHYKQIIDDTEGMLNKLQSYIESEETRWQTQLQQKESEVCNLRLELTELQTKLNTNEKFREKISELEGKLQDAQSLREQTNAELSILKVAQKSVANGNMCNHDLAALEKLQEEKTRLSEELQMERNKRATLDASVAKLHALVESSESSLAQEKNLVTRLQQEISQLKNEVCGGCSSSEQSMLNGPPTSDSPMSEQLNNRISEMQTPLAAQSLIAALQSTLLKNTEFANCPMTKSMNLVQSQQEIDNSSLTSKYSSKSCHMTDHNTQANWNPLIGQQHKKHKKKRKGGSGKK, encoded by the exons ATGGATATGCAAACAACATTAGTATGTATAGGGGCAGTAATTGTCTCGGCAGTTATACTTTGTTTATCCATAtttggaataaaagaaaaatcgtatgaAGAAGCTATTGCGGAACAAAGAAAACTTCCCGATGATCTTTTATTAA gtaaaaaagataaaagtaaagagaaaaaacataagAATAAATCTGGcaagaaagtgaaagaaaagaaagaagaaaaagaagaaaaagaggaaaaagatgaCAAACAGGAACATGTTCAGTTCGAAGAAACTCCACAAATATTATCTTCTGAATTGCCTTCACAG GAGGGTAATAAAGCAAGTAAGAAGAAAGGCAAACCTGAAAAGGTAAAGCCAATCCTCATAAATAAAGATGAACCTTTGGCTATTGTGACCGAATTAAGTTCTTCGCAGCCTCTCTTGGGAGAAACTAATCATTTTGAGCTCATTCAACCAAAGGATGATCTCGAACTCATACGGAGTCATAGT aaagaaaatcttcaaCAAATTAATCAGTCTGAGTCAATAGCAAGTAAATCTCCTAAGGAAACCCctacaaaaatgaaaagaaatattaaagaaccaattaagaaaaaagatgaaaatgtaaaagaagagaaaaaagaaacaaatgttaATGTAAATGTACTATCCACTGCAAATAAAGAAGGTGCAAAAGAAACTAAAGATCAACAGAAAGAAGcagtaataaaagatataaaagaagtgGTTAAAGATCCTGTACCCTCTGTTCAATTATCAAACAAGGaatcaaagaaaacaaagaagaaaaatgatattctgGCTCAGATTG gTGGTGATAAAGATGCTGTTAATGTTTCACTTTTGATGCTTTTTATTCAAAAAGCTGAACTCAGTCGCTCAGAAATACAAATCCTTATTGATCAACTTTTAAATAAGCAATTAGACAATCCATCAGAATATTCAGAGTGGACTGAAGGTCGTGCTGATCctgttattaaattaaaaaaacaattagcagaaaaggaaaaagcattAACTGATGAGCATGAAGTTAGCATTGCATTtcaaaataaagtaaaagaattgCGTGCTGAATTTAATGCAGAAAAATCTAGATTATCTGCTAATGTAAGGCAACTAGAGGAAGCactcaataataaaataacagaaGCTCAGACTTTGCATACACGTATGCAACATATACTAGAAAGCCATGCTGCAGAGAAACAAGGATTTGCTAGACAAATTGAACAATTACAAACTAAAGTTAATGAGGATACTGcaattattcataaaatgcAAGAAGATCAAGGTCAAACTCAGGGTCATATGCAGCAAGAATTAATAGCACAACGTAAACAAATGGAAGTTCAATTTGCTCAAATGCATGAAAATGAAACTGCATTAAAAGGACAATTGGCACAAAAACATGTGGAAGTACAAGAATTACAAAATGAATTGCAAGTATCTTGTGCTAACAGTGCAGCTGAAATAGAGATGTTGCAGCAGCAATTAAGCATAATGCAAGGTCAATTGATACACACAGAACAACAATTACAACATTTCAAGGAAACTAGTGACAGACTCCAAGATGTTGCCAGACAGTTAGAg gaaTCTCATCGTGCTCATGCTGATTTAGATCacagatttaaaaattcacaCCTACATGAACAAGAACTACAGAAACAAGTAAACTCGTTGCAAACGGAGTTGAATGTGGTAAAAGTAAAAGCTAATGAAGTATCCTCTTTGAAATCTGAATTAACTAAAGTTCATGCTGAATTAGTTAAAGTGGAATCGGAATTATCAACATTAAAAACTACATTATCTAGCAGAGAAGAAGAACTTAAAAAATCTAAAGAAGaacttgattttatttataatgactTAAAGAAAtctaaagaagaagtaaagcATGCTGAATCTAGATATaatgatatgaaaaagaaattagaaggATTGAGAAACGATTTTGATAAAGCAGTCAGTAATATGGCACAATTAAAAGATGAAGCTGTCAAATATCAAAATGACTCACGTAAACTTCAAGAGGAGATCACACAATTACAGATAGTACTTGCAAAAGCACATGAACAAATTCAAGCAAATGATGAGGCTGGAAAcgaattaaaagttttaaaagcTGAAATACAGAGATTTCAgacaggagaaaaaaaatcaaatgagaCACAAATTCAAATTGCAAGATTACAGGAGGAGAATGATAGACTTTCAGCTCAg CTTGTGAATTTTATGGAgatgcaaaaagaaattaaaaaattgcatgaagaaaatgaatctTTAGCTTCTCAATTGACAGCAACTACTGAACGTCATGCTGCAGATGGCCATGAAAATGGAATTGAGGAAAAATTGCAGAAGAATAATACTGAATTACTGGAACATGCTAATTT gtTAGCACAGAAAGATAGTCAGTTAGATGCTTTAAAAACAGAATTAACACATAAAGAAGCAAAACTCAATCAGTTAAACGCACAAGTTGATGCATTACAAAGTGATATGAGTAATCAGAATAGTTTAGTTGCACGACTGCAAAATGATTTGGATGCACAAAGATCAAAAAACAAT GAGCTACGTACTAAAAACTGGAAAGTGATGGAAGCTCTTTCTGCCGCTGAGTCGCGTGCTAAATCTAACAATGGAAAAGGCATTGTT GATGCAACACAGAAAATAAAGGCAGAGCAACAGGAACAGACCAAAGCATTTTTACAAAGGGTGTTTCCAGAGATAAAGGTTACAGAAACTTCACACGAGCAATGGTTAAGTgcttttgaaaataaagtatactcttttataaatacattaaaggacaaaaatataatggaTATAAACCCAGacatagaaaaacaaaataaaaatttacaaggCATGGTTTCACATTATAAGCAAATTATTGATGATACA GAAGGCATGCTTAATAAATTGCAAAGTTACATAGAATCTGAAGAAACCAGATGGCAAACACAATTGCAGCAGAAGGAAAGTGAAGTTTGTAATCTTAGGCTAGAATTGACTGAAttacaaacaaaattaaacaCAAATGAAAAG TTTCGGGAAAAGATATCTGAATTGGAAGGTAAATTACAAGATGCTCAATCTTTAAGAGAACAAACAAATGCTGAATTATCAATTCTAAAAGTTGCACAGAAATCTGTTGCAAATGGAAATATGTGCAATCATGATCTTGCTGCTTTAGAAAAACTTCAAGAG GAGAAGACACGGTTATCAGAAGAACTTCagatggaaagaaataaaagggcAACCTTAGATGCATCAGTAGCCAAATTACATGCTCTAGTAGAAAGTAGTGAATCCAGTTTAGCACAAGAAAAGAATCTTGTAACGCGACTCCAACAAGAAATATCACAGTTAAag aatgaaGTATGTGGTGGTTGTAGCAGTTCTGAACAATCCATGTTGAATGGCCCTCCTACTTCTGATTCTCCTATGTCTGAG CAGTTAAATAATCGTATATCTGAAATGCAGACGCCACTAGCAGCACAAAGTCTGATTGCTGCATTACAAAGTACTCTCCTCAAGAATACAGAGTTTGCAAACTGTCCCATGACCAAGTCTATGAATTTGGTTCAGTCTCAACAAGAAATTGACAACAGCTCCCTTACTTCAAAATACTCCTCCAAATCTTGTCATATGACAGATCACAATACACAGGCTAATTGGAATCCATTGATTGGCCAGCAACATAAAaaacacaagaaaaaaaggaag GGTGGTTCAGGAAAAAAGTAA
- the LOC122630854 gene encoding kinectin-like isoform X2 yields MDMQTTLVCIGAVIVSAVILCLSIFGIKEKSYEEAIAEQRKLPDDLLLSKKDKSKEKKHKNKSGKKVKEKKEEKEEKEEKDDKQEHVQFEETPQILSSELPSQEGNKASKKKGKPEKVKPILINKDEPLAIVTELSSSQPLLGETNHFELIQPKDDLELIRSHSKENLQQINQSESIASKSPKETPTKMKRNIKEPIKKKDENVKEEKKETNVNVNVLSTANKEGAKETKDQQKEAVIKDIKEVVKDPVPSVQLSNKESKKTKKKNDILAQIGGDKDAVNVSLLMLFIQKAELSRSEIQILIDQLLNKQLDNPSEYSEWTEGRADPVIKLKKQLAEKEKALTDEHEVSIAFQNKVKELRAEFNAEKSRLSANVRQLEEALNNKITEAQTLHTRMQHILESHAAEKQGFARQIEQLQTKVNEDTAIIHKMQEDQGQTQGHMQQELIAQRKQMEVQFAQMHENETALKGQLAQKHVEVQELQNELQVSCANSAAEIEMLQQQLSIMQGQLIHTEQQLQHFKETSDRLQDVARQLEESHRAHADLDHRFKNSHLHEQELQKQVNSLQTELNVVKVKANEVSSLKSELTKVHAELVKVESELSTLKTTLSSREEELKKSKEELDFIYNDLKKSKEEVKHAESRYNDMKKKLEGLRNDFDKAVSNMAQLKDEAVKYQNDSRKLQEEITQLQIVLAKAHEQIQANDEAGNELKVLKAEIQRFQTGEKKSNETQIQIARLQEENDRLSAQLVNFMEMQKEIKKLHEENESLASQLTATTERHAADGHENGIEEKLQKNNTELLEHANLLAQKDSQLDALKTELTHKEAKLNQLNAQVDALQSDMSNQNSLVARLQNDLDAQRSKNNELRTKNWKVMEALSAAESRAKSNNGKGIVDATQKIKAEQQEQTKAFLQRVFPEIKVTETSHEQWLSAFENKVYSFINTLKDKNIMDINPDIEKQNKNLQGMVSHYKQIIDDTEGMLNKLQSYIESEETRWQTQLQQKESEVCNLRLELTELQTKLNTNEKFREKISELEGKLQDAQSLREQTNAELSILKVAQKSVANGNMCNHDLAALEKLQEEKTRLSEELQMERNKRATLDASVAKLHALVESSESSLAQEKNLVTRLQQEISQLKNEVCGGCSSSEQSMLNGPPTSDSPMSETPLAAQSLIAALQSTLLKNTEFANCPMTKSMNLVQSQQEIDNSSLTSKYSSKSCHMTDHNTQANWNPLIGQQHKKHKKKRKGGSGKK; encoded by the exons ATGGATATGCAAACAACATTAGTATGTATAGGGGCAGTAATTGTCTCGGCAGTTATACTTTGTTTATCCATAtttggaataaaagaaaaatcgtatgaAGAAGCTATTGCGGAACAAAGAAAACTTCCCGATGATCTTTTATTAA gtaaaaaagataaaagtaaagagaaaaaacataagAATAAATCTGGcaagaaagtgaaagaaaagaaagaagaaaaagaagaaaaagaggaaaaagatgaCAAACAGGAACATGTTCAGTTCGAAGAAACTCCACAAATATTATCTTCTGAATTGCCTTCACAG GAGGGTAATAAAGCAAGTAAGAAGAAAGGCAAACCTGAAAAGGTAAAGCCAATCCTCATAAATAAAGATGAACCTTTGGCTATTGTGACCGAATTAAGTTCTTCGCAGCCTCTCTTGGGAGAAACTAATCATTTTGAGCTCATTCAACCAAAGGATGATCTCGAACTCATACGGAGTCATAGT aaagaaaatcttcaaCAAATTAATCAGTCTGAGTCAATAGCAAGTAAATCTCCTAAGGAAACCCctacaaaaatgaaaagaaatattaaagaaccaattaagaaaaaagatgaaaatgtaaaagaagagaaaaaagaaacaaatgttaATGTAAATGTACTATCCACTGCAAATAAAGAAGGTGCAAAAGAAACTAAAGATCAACAGAAAGAAGcagtaataaaagatataaaagaagtgGTTAAAGATCCTGTACCCTCTGTTCAATTATCAAACAAGGaatcaaagaaaacaaagaagaaaaatgatattctgGCTCAGATTG gTGGTGATAAAGATGCTGTTAATGTTTCACTTTTGATGCTTTTTATTCAAAAAGCTGAACTCAGTCGCTCAGAAATACAAATCCTTATTGATCAACTTTTAAATAAGCAATTAGACAATCCATCAGAATATTCAGAGTGGACTGAAGGTCGTGCTGATCctgttattaaattaaaaaaacaattagcagaaaaggaaaaagcattAACTGATGAGCATGAAGTTAGCATTGCATTtcaaaataaagtaaaagaattgCGTGCTGAATTTAATGCAGAAAAATCTAGATTATCTGCTAATGTAAGGCAACTAGAGGAAGCactcaataataaaataacagaaGCTCAGACTTTGCATACACGTATGCAACATATACTAGAAAGCCATGCTGCAGAGAAACAAGGATTTGCTAGACAAATTGAACAATTACAAACTAAAGTTAATGAGGATACTGcaattattcataaaatgcAAGAAGATCAAGGTCAAACTCAGGGTCATATGCAGCAAGAATTAATAGCACAACGTAAACAAATGGAAGTTCAATTTGCTCAAATGCATGAAAATGAAACTGCATTAAAAGGACAATTGGCACAAAAACATGTGGAAGTACAAGAATTACAAAATGAATTGCAAGTATCTTGTGCTAACAGTGCAGCTGAAATAGAGATGTTGCAGCAGCAATTAAGCATAATGCAAGGTCAATTGATACACACAGAACAACAATTACAACATTTCAAGGAAACTAGTGACAGACTCCAAGATGTTGCCAGACAGTTAGAg gaaTCTCATCGTGCTCATGCTGATTTAGATCacagatttaaaaattcacaCCTACATGAACAAGAACTACAGAAACAAGTAAACTCGTTGCAAACGGAGTTGAATGTGGTAAAAGTAAAAGCTAATGAAGTATCCTCTTTGAAATCTGAATTAACTAAAGTTCATGCTGAATTAGTTAAAGTGGAATCGGAATTATCAACATTAAAAACTACATTATCTAGCAGAGAAGAAGAACTTAAAAAATCTAAAGAAGaacttgattttatttataatgactTAAAGAAAtctaaagaagaagtaaagcATGCTGAATCTAGATATaatgatatgaaaaagaaattagaaggATTGAGAAACGATTTTGATAAAGCAGTCAGTAATATGGCACAATTAAAAGATGAAGCTGTCAAATATCAAAATGACTCACGTAAACTTCAAGAGGAGATCACACAATTACAGATAGTACTTGCAAAAGCACATGAACAAATTCAAGCAAATGATGAGGCTGGAAAcgaattaaaagttttaaaagcTGAAATACAGAGATTTCAgacaggagaaaaaaaatcaaatgagaCACAAATTCAAATTGCAAGATTACAGGAGGAGAATGATAGACTTTCAGCTCAg CTTGTGAATTTTATGGAgatgcaaaaagaaattaaaaaattgcatgaagaaaatgaatctTTAGCTTCTCAATTGACAGCAACTACTGAACGTCATGCTGCAGATGGCCATGAAAATGGAATTGAGGAAAAATTGCAGAAGAATAATACTGAATTACTGGAACATGCTAATTT gtTAGCACAGAAAGATAGTCAGTTAGATGCTTTAAAAACAGAATTAACACATAAAGAAGCAAAACTCAATCAGTTAAACGCACAAGTTGATGCATTACAAAGTGATATGAGTAATCAGAATAGTTTAGTTGCACGACTGCAAAATGATTTGGATGCACAAAGATCAAAAAACAAT GAGCTACGTACTAAAAACTGGAAAGTGATGGAAGCTCTTTCTGCCGCTGAGTCGCGTGCTAAATCTAACAATGGAAAAGGCATTGTT GATGCAACACAGAAAATAAAGGCAGAGCAACAGGAACAGACCAAAGCATTTTTACAAAGGGTGTTTCCAGAGATAAAGGTTACAGAAACTTCACACGAGCAATGGTTAAGTgcttttgaaaataaagtatactcttttataaatacattaaaggacaaaaatataatggaTATAAACCCAGacatagaaaaacaaaataaaaatttacaaggCATGGTTTCACATTATAAGCAAATTATTGATGATACA GAAGGCATGCTTAATAAATTGCAAAGTTACATAGAATCTGAAGAAACCAGATGGCAAACACAATTGCAGCAGAAGGAAAGTGAAGTTTGTAATCTTAGGCTAGAATTGACTGAAttacaaacaaaattaaacaCAAATGAAAAG TTTCGGGAAAAGATATCTGAATTGGAAGGTAAATTACAAGATGCTCAATCTTTAAGAGAACAAACAAATGCTGAATTATCAATTCTAAAAGTTGCACAGAAATCTGTTGCAAATGGAAATATGTGCAATCATGATCTTGCTGCTTTAGAAAAACTTCAAGAG GAGAAGACACGGTTATCAGAAGAACTTCagatggaaagaaataaaagggcAACCTTAGATGCATCAGTAGCCAAATTACATGCTCTAGTAGAAAGTAGTGAATCCAGTTTAGCACAAGAAAAGAATCTTGTAACGCGACTCCAACAAGAAATATCACAGTTAAag aatgaaGTATGTGGTGGTTGTAGCAGTTCTGAACAATCCATGTTGAATGGCCCTCCTACTTCTGATTCTCCTATGTCTGAG ACGCCACTAGCAGCACAAAGTCTGATTGCTGCATTACAAAGTACTCTCCTCAAGAATACAGAGTTTGCAAACTGTCCCATGACCAAGTCTATGAATTTGGTTCAGTCTCAACAAGAAATTGACAACAGCTCCCTTACTTCAAAATACTCCTCCAAATCTTGTCATATGACAGATCACAATACACAGGCTAATTGGAATCCATTGATTGGCCAGCAACATAAAaaacacaagaaaaaaaggaag GGTGGTTCAGGAAAAAAGTAA